From a single Vibrio chagasii genomic region:
- a CDS encoding DUF1501 domain-containing protein translates to MKKTNGLQSINRRQFMGMAAAVGMSAMLPFPSFAKTRSENIFIWVSLRGAMDGLNVVVPYADSDYLSLRPSIGLKQSQLLRLDSFFGLHPSLKNCHQWYENKELSFVHACSTAYRERSHFDGQKILENGTSDPYNKEGWLNRLLSLSSEKYDGIAIDSGLPLIMQGESSVASWYPNRLKTRDKQTELLEELFQSDQMLSANFESVMKIDELVGDQGVGKQFKSLMSKTGDILSADNGPNIAALELGGWDTHANQGSVNGRLSNQLKTLDAGLAALKESLGSRWNNTVIMAASEFGRTAKENGTKGTDHGTGNVMLVAGGAMANKASGASSSDAFGGQVIASWPGLSAKDLYQGRDLKPTCDMRGVIKGVLGEHLSINTEQLNTIFPDSEMVKPLGIIE, encoded by the coding sequence ATGAAAAAGACAAACGGTTTGCAAAGTATCAATCGTCGCCAGTTTATGGGAATGGCTGCTGCAGTTGGTATGAGTGCGATGTTGCCATTTCCAAGTTTTGCCAAAACACGCTCAGAGAATATTTTTATTTGGGTCTCATTGCGTGGCGCTATGGATGGGCTAAACGTTGTGGTGCCATACGCTGACTCAGATTATTTGAGTTTAAGGCCAAGTATTGGATTGAAGCAGAGCCAGCTACTAAGACTAGACAGCTTTTTTGGGTTACACCCTTCGCTTAAAAACTGTCATCAATGGTATGAAAACAAAGAGCTTAGTTTTGTACATGCGTGCTCAACGGCTTATCGTGAGCGCTCGCATTTTGATGGTCAGAAGATACTAGAGAATGGTACCTCTGATCCTTACAACAAGGAGGGCTGGCTTAACCGCTTGCTAAGTCTTAGCTCAGAAAAATACGATGGTATTGCGATTGATTCTGGCTTGCCGCTTATCATGCAGGGTGAATCTAGCGTGGCAAGCTGGTATCCAAACCGACTAAAAACCCGCGATAAACAAACCGAGCTGCTTGAAGAGCTTTTCCAGAGTGATCAAATGCTGTCTGCTAACTTTGAAAGCGTCATGAAGATAGATGAGTTGGTCGGTGACCAAGGCGTTGGCAAACAATTTAAGTCATTGATGAGTAAAACAGGAGATATCTTATCTGCTGACAACGGACCAAACATTGCTGCGTTAGAGCTCGGCGGTTGGGATACCCACGCTAATCAAGGCAGCGTAAATGGTAGGTTAAGCAATCAACTTAAAACTCTGGATGCAGGCCTAGCAGCGCTTAAGGAGTCATTAGGCTCACGTTGGAACAATACGGTGATCATGGCTGCGAGTGAATTTGGTCGAACAGCGAAGGAAAATGGCACAAAAGGCACCGACCACGGCACTGGTAATGTCATGTTGGTTGCTGGTGGTGCGATGGCTAACAAGGCTTCAGGAGCATCGAGTTCAGATGCTTTTGGAGGGCAAGTTATCGCAAGCTGGCCGGGATTAAGCGCAAAGGATTTGTATCAAGGGAGAGACCTCAAACCAACCTGTGACATGCGAGGCGTGATAAAAGGCGTGCTTGGCGAGCACCTATCTATAAACACGGAGCAGCTAAACACCATCTTCCCTGATAGTGAAATGGTCAAGCCGCTGGGTATCATCGAGTAG
- a CDS encoding LysE family translocator, with translation MEWLSLAVLGLLIVISPGADFVLVLKNSVNQGRQAGIWTALGVSLAICVHISYSMLGISYLISQNEQLFDIIRYAGAAYLIYLGIKGILGADNKLTPMEGASENISTWRYLAQGFLCNVLNPKTMLFFLSIFSQVISPNAENQHVALGYGLYMIILHGLWFGIVAMLFTSKTLQKHLLKAKKRLNQACGFGLVTFGLALALK, from the coding sequence ATGGAGTGGTTAAGCTTAGCAGTGTTGGGACTATTGATTGTCATAAGCCCTGGCGCTGACTTCGTTTTAGTTCTGAAGAATAGCGTTAATCAAGGTAGGCAAGCTGGTATTTGGACAGCGCTAGGGGTAAGCCTAGCGATTTGTGTTCATATTAGTTATTCAATGCTAGGTATCAGTTACTTAATTTCACAGAATGAGCAACTTTTTGACATCATTCGTTACGCAGGTGCCGCTTACCTTATTTACCTTGGAATCAAGGGAATACTAGGCGCAGACAACAAACTTACCCCTATGGAAGGAGCATCAGAGAACATCAGTACTTGGCGCTATTTAGCGCAAGGCTTTTTGTGCAACGTGCTTAACCCTAAAACCATGCTGTTCTTCTTAAGCATTTTTAGCCAAGTCATCTCACCTAACGCTGAAAACCAACATGTTGCACTCGGTTATGGGCTTTATATGATTATTCTTCACGGCTTGTGGTTTGGAATTGTCGCAATGTTATTTACTTCGAAGACTTTGCAAAAACACTTGTTGAAAGCCAAGAAAAGGCTCAACCAAGCGTGTGGATTTGGATTGGTAACGTTTGGCTTAGCACTAGCATTAAAATAA
- a CDS encoding DUF1800 domain-containing protein yields the protein MNYYPTSEILGEQRFGFGPRLGQETYYSPLEQLDKKSFVHQSIQALPTTESILITIGENREQRKKAKGDEQKMQAMKKEAQSFLRTHYRQQSQARHLQSVETPYGFQERIIQFWSNHFAISVDNRKLMPLAASIENDVIRQHWNGNFGDMLMASSKHPAMLLYLDNQLSIGPNSKIGKRRDKGLNENLAREILELHTLGVDSSYNQQDVIALAKAISGWGIKFKSPNTGFRFASDLHEPGTITLLGKAYSQSGVLQGESCLQMLATHKDTAGHLVDKLCQHFIGDTPKELSEQMVAEYLKSDGDLLPIYRLLLNSKEAGTPRPNRFRPPKEWLFAVLRSADISLNEKQVLNTLNTLGQPPFKPGSPAGWSDQDRDYNSPSALTQRMQVANRLASAVIKSARAAGEKPKVVVDKVIATLYGDAIDEHTQIVLSKADSAAMQLSLLWLSPQFQYR from the coding sequence ATGAATTATTACCCAACTTCAGAAATCTTGGGTGAACAGAGGTTTGGTTTTGGGCCTAGATTGGGACAGGAAACCTATTATTCCCCTTTAGAGCAGTTGGATAAAAAGTCATTTGTTCATCAGTCCATTCAAGCTTTACCTACAACCGAATCTATTCTCATAACTATCGGTGAAAATCGTGAACAGCGAAAGAAAGCCAAGGGTGATGAGCAAAAGATGCAAGCAATGAAGAAAGAGGCACAGTCGTTTCTTCGAACTCATTATCGACAACAATCTCAAGCTCGCCACCTGCAAAGCGTTGAAACACCCTATGGTTTCCAAGAACGAATTATTCAGTTTTGGAGCAATCACTTTGCCATTTCGGTCGATAATCGAAAATTGATGCCCTTAGCGGCAAGCATTGAAAACGACGTGATTCGCCAGCATTGGAATGGAAACTTTGGCGATATGCTGATGGCGTCTTCCAAGCATCCGGCCATGCTTCTTTATCTGGATAATCAACTGTCTATTGGACCAAACTCAAAAATTGGTAAGCGTCGTGATAAGGGGCTGAATGAAAATCTCGCTCGTGAAATTTTAGAGCTCCACACCCTAGGCGTTGATAGCTCCTATAACCAACAGGATGTGATTGCCTTGGCGAAGGCGATTTCAGGCTGGGGGATAAAGTTCAAATCACCCAACACTGGTTTTCGCTTTGCTTCGGATTTACACGAACCGGGTACGATAACTCTACTTGGAAAAGCCTATTCCCAGTCAGGAGTCTTACAGGGCGAATCGTGTTTGCAAATGCTAGCTACCCATAAAGACACAGCGGGACATTTGGTTGATAAGCTTTGTCAGCATTTTATTGGTGATACGCCTAAAGAACTCTCGGAACAGATGGTTGCAGAGTATCTAAAAAGCGATGGTGATTTGCTACCTATTTACCGTTTGTTGCTGAACAGCAAGGAGGCGGGCACGCCTAGGCCTAATCGATTTAGACCACCTAAAGAGTGGTTATTTGCCGTGCTTCGTAGCGCTGACATTTCACTTAACGAAAAACAGGTACTGAATACTCTTAACACACTAGGCCAACCACCTTTTAAACCGGGTTCACCTGCAGGGTGGTCAGATCAAGACAGAGACTACAACAGCCCGTCGGCGTTAACACAACGTATGCAAGTGGCTAATCGACTTGCTTCGGCTGTTATCAAGTCTGCTAGAGCTGCAGGTGAAAAACCTAAGGTCGTGGTGGATAAAGTGATTGCGACTCTATACGGCGATGCTATTGATGAACACACCCAAATTGTATTAAGCAAAGCCGACAGCGCAGCCATGCAACTTTCTCTGTTGTGGCTAAGCCCACAGTTTCAATATCGTTAG
- a CDS encoding PhnA domain-containing protein, with product MSFPPCPQCQSEYVYPDQNNLICPECAYEWNPEEERLEREAARVKDVNGVVLETGDKVTFIKDLKVKGSSSVLKIGTKAVIRRINEGKDHQLDCKLDGGGEMLVTAKYVKKQ from the coding sequence ATGTCTTTTCCTCCTTGCCCGCAATGTCAGTCTGAATATGTTTATCCAGACCAAAACAACTTAATCTGCCCTGAGTGTGCTTATGAGTGGAATCCAGAAGAAGAACGTTTGGAAAGAGAAGCTGCGCGAGTGAAAGACGTTAATGGCGTTGTGTTAGAGACTGGCGACAAAGTCACTTTCATCAAAGATTTAAAAGTAAAAGGCAGCTCTAGCGTGCTAAAAATTGGTACCAAAGCCGTAATTCGCCGCATCAACGAAGGTAAAGATCATCAGCTAGATTGCAAACTGGATGGTGGCGGTGAAATGCTTGTGACTGCGAAATACGTTAAAAAGCAGTAA
- a CDS encoding GNAT family N-acetyltransferase, with protein MKYSTRPAQSSDYEFLFELKKAAEFEPIKAVFGWDEQVQRDIHTEEWEEERPEIIEFQGKAIGSVLLQDKGDHFYFCRFFLLPEYHGKGIGSQVLTDCLAHASKLNKPVELCYLQGNRVGELYLRFGFEITSQNDQFVYMWRK; from the coding sequence TTGAAGTATTCAACAAGGCCCGCTCAATCATCAGATTATGAATTTCTGTTCGAGCTTAAAAAGGCCGCCGAGTTCGAACCGATCAAAGCCGTATTTGGTTGGGATGAACAAGTCCAGCGAGATATACACACCGAAGAGTGGGAAGAAGAAAGACCTGAGATTATTGAATTTCAAGGCAAAGCCATTGGCAGTGTGTTGCTGCAAGACAAAGGTGACCACTTCTACTTTTGTCGATTTTTCTTGCTGCCTGAATATCATGGCAAGGGGATTGGAAGCCAAGTTTTGACGGATTGTTTAGCCCACGCTTCAAAGCTTAATAAGCCAGTAGAGCTGTGTTATCTGCAAGGTAACCGCGTTGGGGAGTTGTATCTCCGATTTGGTTTTGAAATTACCTCGCAAAACGATCAGTTTGTGTATATGTGGCGTAAATAG
- a CDS encoding threonine/serine exporter family protein, translating to MPSQYRINKIVEIGDTLHRSGCAPYKLEKYTQHYAKKHGVDVMIQATPTAINYQFPDDNNAVILKRLKPASINLSLLANTIIRINQPSSEPVPEPVGYSKWITALANMGIPPAYLMLVGSTLEAVGFSALLGLMVWVCQQVLHSRRAIAVEFISALLTGIAVAFLASTGLPIPVWALCIASIVLFVPGLSIANALECLAFNDLVSGTSLLGQSALTLIKLFVGIIMGLNIGEAVWGQAVSIDYTNAVPTWMHISGLVLISVSIGVMFNARPTDILLGLPVAVLGMWGPFYLGFDSGWVVGTWVTTVLITLYGTWIAKKMDLTGSIYIVQGIIILVPGSRVLVSASQSVFEQSILPIPSIGLSALFMFSAIVAGQITAYSIYSPKVER from the coding sequence ATGCCTTCTCAGTACCGAATTAACAAAATTGTTGAAATTGGCGATACACTTCACCGCAGTGGTTGTGCTCCTTATAAGCTTGAAAAATATACACAGCATTATGCTAAAAAGCATGGTGTAGACGTCATGATTCAGGCAACACCGACCGCGATTAATTATCAATTTCCAGACGATAACAATGCCGTTATCCTCAAACGTCTAAAGCCAGCTTCAATTAACCTGAGTTTGTTGGCAAATACCATTATTCGTATCAATCAACCAAGCAGTGAACCTGTTCCAGAGCCGGTTGGATATTCTAAATGGATTACCGCACTGGCGAATATGGGGATTCCACCTGCCTATCTAATGTTGGTCGGCAGTACTTTAGAAGCGGTAGGCTTTTCTGCGTTACTTGGCTTGATGGTTTGGGTATGTCAGCAAGTTCTCCATTCACGCCGCGCGATTGCGGTTGAATTCATCTCTGCACTACTAACCGGTATTGCTGTGGCATTTTTGGCAAGCACAGGGTTACCGATTCCGGTATGGGCGTTGTGTATTGCCTCGATCGTTTTGTTTGTCCCCGGGTTATCCATAGCCAACGCACTGGAGTGTTTGGCCTTTAACGATTTAGTCTCTGGTACCAGCTTACTAGGGCAGAGTGCGTTAACACTGATAAAGCTGTTTGTTGGCATCATCATGGGCCTGAATATTGGTGAAGCAGTATGGGGACAAGCGGTATCCATTGATTACACCAATGCTGTGCCGACTTGGATGCATATCTCCGGTTTGGTGCTGATTTCTGTTTCTATCGGTGTGATGTTTAATGCGCGCCCAACCGATATCCTGTTAGGCTTGCCAGTTGCGGTTCTCGGTATGTGGGGACCATTCTATCTAGGTTTTGATAGTGGTTGGGTAGTGGGTACTTGGGTGACAACAGTATTGATTACGCTCTATGGAACTTGGATTGCGAAGAAGATGGATCTAACGGGTTCTATCTATATTGTTCAAGGGATCATTATCTTGGTTCCAGGTAGCCGTGTTCTAGTAAGTGCCAGTCAATCGGTATTTGAGCAGTCTATCTTACCGATTCCAAGTATCGGTTTATCGGCACTATTTATGTTCTCTGCGATCGTCGCTGGTCAAATCACGGCGTACTCCATTTACTCGCCTAAAGTTGAACGTTAA
- a CDS encoding copper-binding protein yields the protein MKKTLITIALTITASTAFAAMDHSTMDHSGMDHSMMKSGEMDHSKMNHSMMKGGKMDHSMMMNMDGMSEVGMPATGAKPDKVVHVLLSDDMKITFKNKVEIEPNDVVQFVVMNTGKIDHEFSIGSAAEQLEHREMMKNMGNHAHDSGSTVTVKPGKAKQLLWHFHGDNHVEFACNIPGHAEAGMVKSVTL from the coding sequence ATGAAAAAAACACTAATTACTATCGCCCTAACAATCACCGCTTCAACAGCATTTGCTGCAATGGATCATTCAACGATGGACCACTCAGGTATGGATCACTCGATGATGAAGAGCGGAGAAATGGACCACTCGAAAATGAATCACAGCATGATGAAAGGTGGAAAGATGGATCATTCAATGATGATGAACATGGACGGTATGTCTGAAGTAGGCATGCCTGCGACGGGTGCAAAGCCGGATAAAGTGGTTCATGTTTTACTCAGTGACGATATGAAAATCACCTTTAAGAACAAGGTCGAAATTGAGCCGAACGATGTGGTGCAGTTCGTTGTGATGAACACAGGCAAGATCGATCACGAATTTTCGATTGGTTCTGCCGCGGAGCAGTTAGAGCATCGTGAAATGATGAAAAATATGGGGAATCATGCTCATGATTCTGGCAGTACAGTGACAGTAAAACCGGGCAAAGCGAAGCAGCTGCTTTGGCATTTCCATGGAGACAATCACGTAGAATTTGCCTGTAATATTCCAGGGCACGCAGAAGCGGGTATGGTGAAAAGTGTAACGCTTTAG
- a CDS encoding VirK/YbjX family protein → MQNFRQIVELSNAVHPNTKGLTRIKKNLRFTLWGVMNPKIIRKVHQLKEKSNLSNLLEQNPKIFEKPLKPFICIAIKPKTRASLLHSHFELLEQTFGPNTVHLHLSNFELLTFADRNGDEFRIETFSGESREGSLGIRLVEANTGLTIYSVTFNISDNNGQRTMHIGCLQGTNKRITSSQDKIKELTRSLHGLRPKSLMVELAIMFANYMKVDEILAVSNKGHIYQAMRYIGSKRGAISFDYNTLWTENGASLVDKHWFSLPTKPLRKDTDTLKKTKRRLYTKRYDWLKETEEQIISRLNEIKSAPTLLH, encoded by the coding sequence GTGCAAAATTTTCGTCAAATCGTTGAGCTTTCCAATGCTGTACACCCAAACACCAAAGGTTTAACCCGAATCAAGAAAAATCTGCGCTTTACACTATGGGGCGTTATGAACCCTAAGATCATTCGCAAAGTGCATCAGCTTAAAGAGAAAAGCAATCTCTCAAACCTTCTTGAGCAGAATCCTAAAATCTTTGAAAAGCCACTCAAACCATTCATCTGTATTGCCATCAAACCTAAAACACGTGCTTCGTTACTGCATTCTCACTTCGAACTTTTAGAACAAACATTTGGTCCAAACACAGTGCATCTGCACCTTTCTAACTTTGAGCTTCTGACCTTTGCAGATCGAAATGGAGATGAGTTCAGGATTGAGACTTTCTCAGGGGAGTCTCGTGAAGGCTCCTTGGGGATCAGACTCGTCGAAGCCAATACTGGGCTGACTATTTACTCGGTCACCTTCAATATCTCTGATAACAATGGGCAGCGCACCATGCACATCGGCTGCCTACAAGGCACAAACAAGCGCATCACCAGTAGCCAGGATAAGATCAAAGAACTAACGCGTTCCTTACACGGGTTAAGGCCAAAGTCACTGATGGTTGAGCTCGCAATTATGTTTGCGAATTACATGAAAGTTGATGAGATTCTAGCAGTTTCGAATAAAGGTCATATCTACCAAGCGATGCGCTATATCGGATCAAAACGAGGAGCAATCTCGTTTGATTACAACACACTATGGACTGAAAATGGCGCCTCTTTGGTCGATAAACACTGGTTTTCTTTGCCCACTAAGCCTCTTCGTAAAGACACTGACACATTGAAAAAGACCAAACGCCGCTTGTACACAAAACGCTATGATTGGCTAAAGGAAACTGAAGAGCAGATCATTTCACGGTTAAACGAAATTAAGTCTGCTCCCACGTTATTACATTAA
- a CDS encoding GNAT family N-acetyltransferase, translating to MDIVKADLSYSTAFHHYVNACAEDGLDIYTGISDSSDAYLKRRIAYSKGEGLPEGWTPASTYFCIDCAEILGVIRVRHGTTDYIHDVIGHIGYETLPQARGRGVASYMLSWIQHHALTESAIITCESGNIASKKVIEKCGGRFLSTFYSEQDKHEVLRYQLDPK from the coding sequence ATGGATATAGTCAAAGCCGATTTATCGTATTCAACAGCCTTTCATCATTATGTGAATGCTTGTGCTGAAGATGGGCTTGATATCTACACTGGTATTTCTGATAGCAGTGACGCTTATTTAAAAAGGCGTATTGCTTATTCTAAAGGTGAAGGCTTGCCAGAAGGTTGGACTCCAGCCTCTACCTATTTTTGTATCGACTGTGCCGAGATCCTTGGTGTGATTCGAGTTCGTCATGGAACGACTGATTACATCCATGACGTCATCGGACACATAGGTTATGAAACTTTGCCCCAAGCTAGAGGGCGAGGTGTTGCTAGCTATATGTTGTCTTGGATACAACATCATGCGCTAACAGAAAGCGCTATCATTACTTGTGAAAGTGGCAATATCGCTTCGAAGAAAGTGATTGAGAAGTGCGGTGGTAGGTTCTTGAGTACATTTTATTCAGAGCAAGACAAACACGAAGTATTGCGATATCAACTAGACCCTAAATAA
- a CDS encoding LysR substrate-binding domain-containing protein — MRHLKAFHVFHVAAHSMSYSEAADKLNITHGAVSKQIKVLESHLSQTLFYKQGRNVCLTKEGELLKGYTEQAFQALDTGIQKLNQLNNHALEVSCEPTLTMRWLMPRLGDFYAESGIDVRLSTAGGAVSLDATGLDMAIRRDDFKLTESYKQTPLVEEWVGPVCSPEYWQQIKENLGDMKLLHSSTRLNAWAHWMSITKDTIDSEALSQVAMNQTFAHFYFCFQAAVDGLGIALGSYPLVADDIERGNLIAPFGFVPSGHQYILLTQDSEQDDSGHLFVTWLKSELSQCVPAIEPTSPKGKS, encoded by the coding sequence ATGAGGCATCTTAAAGCATTTCATGTTTTTCATGTTGCCGCGCATTCGATGAGTTACAGCGAAGCGGCAGACAAGCTGAACATTACCCATGGTGCGGTGAGCAAACAGATCAAGGTGTTAGAAAGCCACCTGTCACAAACTCTGTTTTATAAGCAGGGGCGCAATGTGTGTTTGACCAAAGAGGGTGAGCTGCTAAAAGGCTACACAGAGCAAGCGTTTCAGGCGTTGGACACAGGTATCCAAAAGCTCAACCAACTGAACAACCACGCACTCGAGGTGTCGTGTGAGCCAACATTAACCATGCGTTGGTTGATGCCTCGTTTAGGCGATTTTTACGCTGAGTCGGGTATTGATGTTCGTTTGTCGACTGCTGGTGGGGCTGTGAGTCTAGATGCGACGGGGCTCGATATGGCAATTCGACGGGATGATTTTAAGCTAACCGAGAGCTATAAACAGACACCATTAGTTGAAGAGTGGGTTGGGCCCGTTTGTTCTCCTGAATACTGGCAACAGATAAAGGAGAATTTGGGTGATATGAAGTTATTGCACAGCAGTACTCGACTGAATGCCTGGGCGCATTGGATGTCTATCACAAAAGACACAATAGACAGCGAGGCCTTATCACAAGTAGCAATGAACCAAACATTCGCACACTTCTACTTTTGCTTTCAGGCGGCTGTTGATGGGTTAGGAATTGCACTTGGGTCTTACCCACTTGTCGCCGATGATATTGAAAGAGGCAACTTGATCGCTCCGTTTGGCTTTGTACCTTCTGGTCATCAGTACATATTGCTCACACAAGACAGCGAACAAGATGATTCAGGCCACTTGTTCGTAACTTGGCTGAAGAGTGAGCTGTCGCAGTGTGTTCCAGCTATTGAACCAACGTCTCCCAAAGGCAAAAGCTAA